The Micropterus dolomieu isolate WLL.071019.BEF.003 ecotype Adirondacks linkage group LG20, ASM2129224v1, whole genome shotgun sequence genome has a segment encoding these proteins:
- the myom2b gene encoding myomesin-2, with protein sequence MSMWIKRGNYNQEYHHKQSEYVVKEYSSSEAMEERYEHKTQARIQELLRTKMLDKYVHEEPMIRGPKFLARLRSHTVYENSSVKLFCTVDGFPLPVVKWYKDGVILDTSSGRYLVESKGGIHALEIPRCSTDDTAQYTAVAGNIHGQASSQASVIVKRFKQEEESCPYAWLPFTAAMLPKIHYTKINITFLEKFGPVFATEGESATLTATMTLNPNLANLQPEAQWYRDDTRLFDSKWVKIETGRGNTTLTIPNLFKDDEGLYTLRMVTKGGTAEHSAFVSVADGPPPVPGSPGAPMDIKIHDANRDYVIVSWKPPNTTTEGPILGYFVDKCEVGTENWTQCNDHPIKICKYPVCGLFEGHSFYFRVRAVNSHGISKPSRMSDPIAALDPTEFERLHAKKLGGNLEVVSYYDEVEAEGKPPGAPSGIYAVEIDRTYVVLSWKAPAYSSKAPMWYYIEKSMTGSGAWQRVNTQVPIRSPRYAVFDLAEGKQYQFRVLSANIYGNSEPSEPTGPIKTLELKGVPSAPGQVIATRETDTSVLIQWAPPKEPNNLIGYYIDQCVKGSKDWTSANHKPHKNTKFVVSGLTTGETYVFRVQAINELGLSDESQESSPLTVKAALTTPSAPYDIALLNCDGHSMVLNWKKPLHFGGAKVKEYYVDKRRSGTTLWREVHIPPLTERLYKVEGLTEGAVYQFHVYAANLAGLGPASTHSADFSCEAWTMPEPGPAYDLTFCEVRDHSLVVEWQKPVYAGSGPITGYHVEYAKKGTSDWITANKTAVSHRFLKVTGLEAGTSYVFRVRGVNAAGVGLASMSSDPVTAKAVAGSQEVSCVVDEKSGDIVLSFESCQITESSQFIWKKNYKEITDFSKGVVIKTEGSHSKLIFKNADKEDVGTYSVSVTNTEGVSSSYTISAEELTKMLALSYDIRHPIIPLKSELAYKILERGRMRFWLQAEEISSNVTYKFFANDKELSGADPNKMGHDVSTGIIEFIMDHFTEENEGTFTCQITDGGGKAQSSLVLIKDAFKAALAEADYQRREYIRVKEGPHFSEFLSLQVGDDCSVTLVCKVANLKKESEFHWYKEDTEIIPDVKPDLGSGVCKLPIKLFSLKTAGVYKATISDDRGKDMSQIDISGKVFDDAINKISQLAGASAAELVINCTATGIQLQCHMKYYTSEMNITWCHGETKLSHSDKVVIGGTPSMATMEVIEPMEKDKGMYSIIITDPENSHKRTLDLSGDVYEKAFAEFQKLKAEAFAEKNRGKVVGGLPDVVTIMEKKTLSLTCTVCGDPKPQVSWLKNGADVEPDDQYAVSLDQGKFASLTIKGVSMEDSGRYTMIVQNKYGGESVDIVVSVYRHGEKIPEAKPTLTPKTIIPPKLPIEIPQPKTQPAPSPVPSSPSPAPPKAATGRGVKSPTPTRRK encoded by the exons aTGCTCAACTGATGATACCGCCCAGTACACTGCTGTGGCTGGTAACATCCATGGACAAGCCTCTAGTCAGGCCTCCGTCATTGTCAAGA GGTTCAAGCAGGAGGAGGAGTCATGTCCATATGCATGGTTGCCTTTCACAG CCGCCATGCTTCCCAAGATCCATTACACTAAAATCAACATTACTTTTCTGGAAAAGTTTGGTCCGGTGTTTGCTACTGAGGGAGAATCTGCCACTCTGACTGCTACCATGACCCTGAACCCCAACCTGGCCAACCTGCAGCCTGAGGCACAGTGGTATAGAGATG ACACGCGTCTGTTTGACTCTAAATGGGTGAAGATTGAAACTGGCAGAGGAAACACCACCTTGACTATTCCTAACCTCTTCAAAGATGATGAAGGCCTCTACACACTACGCATGGTCACTAAAGGAGGCACCGCAGAACACAGTGCATTTGTGTCCGTCGCAG ATGGTCCCCCCCCAGTCCCTGGTTCACCTGGTGCTCCTATGGACATCAAGATCCACGATGCCAATAGAGACTATGTTATTGTGTCCTGGAAGCCCCCAAATACCACCACAGAGGGACCAATCCTGGGATACTTTGTGGATAA ATGTGAGGTTGGAACTGAAAACTGGACCCAATGCAATGATCACCCAATAAAGATTTGCAAATACCCAGTGTGTGGGCTATTTGAAGGGCACTCCTTCTACTTCAGAGTCAGAGCAGTCAACTCGCACGGAATCAGCAAACCATCCCGCATGTCTGATCCTATCGCTGCACTGGACCCCACTGAGTTTGAGAGGCTCCATG CCAAAAAACTTGGAGGAAATCTTGAAGTCGTGTCTTACTATGATGAAGTGGAAG cTGAAGGAAAGCCCCCAGGTGCTCCATCAGGAATTTATGCTGTAGAAATAGACAGGACATACGTTGTTCTGAGCTGGAAAGCACCCGCATATTCCAGCAAGGCTCCCATGTGGTACTACATAGAAAAG AGCATGACAGGCAGTGGTGCGTGGCAGCGTGTTAACACTCAAGTCCCTATTCGCTCTCCCCGTTATGCCGTCTTTGACCTGGCAGAGGGCAAACAGTATCAGTTCAGAGTTTTGTCTGCCAATATCTACGGAAACAGTGAGCCATCAGAGCCGACTGGACCTATCAAGACTCTGGAACTCAAAG GTGTGCCATCTGCTCCCGGTCAGGTGATTGCTACCAGGGAAACAGACACCTCCGTCCTCATCCAGTGGGCTCCTCCAAAGGAACCTAACAACCTGATTGGCTACTACATTGACCAGTGTGTGAAGGGTTCCAAGGACTGGACCTCAGCCAATCACAAACCTCACAAGAACACCAA gtTTGTGGTTAGCGGTCTAACCACAGGAGAAACATATGTGTTCCGTGTCCAGGCTATCAATGAGCTGGGTCTTAGTGATGAATCCCAGGAGTCCTCACCTCTGACTGTTAAGGCTGCCCTGA CCACCCCCTCTGCTCCCTACGACATTGCATTGCTGAACTGTGACGGCCATTCAATGGTTCTGAACTGGAAGAAGCCTCTTCACTTTGGAGGAGCAAAGGTCAAGGAGTATTATGTGGACAAAAGACGCAGCGGAACAACCCTATGGAGGGAGGTTCATATCCCACCACTCACAGAAAGACTTTATAAG GTGGAGGGCTTGACAGAAGGAGCAGTCTATCAGTTCCACGTGTATGCAGCCAACCTGGCTGGCCTTGGACCAGCTTCCACACATTCAGCAGACTTCTCCTGTGAGGCCTGGACTATGCCGGAGCCTG GCCCTGCCTATGACCTGACTTTCTGTGAAGTGAGAGATCATTCATTGGTGGTCGAGTGGCAAAAGCCTGTCTATGCTGGTTCTGGACCAATCACAGGGTATCATGTTGAGTACGCTAAGAAAGGCACATCTGACTGGATCACAGCCAATaagacagctgtcagtcatcgcTTCCTCAAG GTAACAGGTCTGGAGGCTGGCACTAGCTACGTGTTCCGAGTGCGTGGGGTCAACGCTGCAGGAGTGGGTTTGGCCTCAATGTCCTCTGACCCTGTGACTGCCAAGGCTGTGGCAG GTTCCCAGGAGGTATCCTGTGTTGTGGATGAGAAGTCAGGTGACATTGTTCTGTCATTCGAGTCCTGCCAAATTACAGAGAGTTCTCAGTTCATCTGGAAGAAAAATTACAAAGAAATCACTGATTTCTCCAAAGGAGTAGTGATCAAGACCGAAGGAAGCCA TTCTAAGCTGATCTTTAAGAACGCAGATAAAGAGGATGTTGGGACGTACTCTGTTTCTGTCACCAACACAGAGGGAGTGTCATCCAGCTATACAATCTCTGCTGAAG AGTTGACAAAGATGCTGGCTCTCAGCTATGATATCAGACACCCAA TTATCCCACTGAAATCCGAATTGGCCTATAAGATTTTGGAGAGAGGCAGAATGAGGTTCTGGCTGCAGGCTGAAGAGATTTCTTCCAATGTCACCTACAAATTCTTTGCCAACGACAAGGAGCTGTCTGGAGCTGAT CCCAACAAGATGGGTCATGACGTCTCTACGGGTATCATTGAGTTCATCATGGACCATTTCACTGAGGAGAATGAGGGCACATTCACCTGCCAGATCACAGATGGAGGAGGCAAAGCGCAGAGCTCACTGGTTCTGATTAAAGATG cttTCAAGGCAGCGCTGGCTGAGGCTGACTACCAGAGGAGAGAGTACATCAGAGTCAAGGAGG GTCCCCACTTCAGTGAGTTCCTGTCACTTCAGGTTGGAGATGACTGCTCTGTCACTTTGGTCTGCAAG GTTGCTAACTTGAAGAAGGAATCAGAGTTCCACTGGTATAAAGAAGACACAGAGATCATCCCTGATGTGAAGCCTGACCTGGGATCAGGAGTCTGTAAACTGCCAATTAAGCTG TTTTCGCTGAAGACAGCAGGAGTTTATAAGGCCACCATCAGTGATGACAGAGGAAAAGATATGAGCCAAATTGACATCTCCGGGAAAG TCTTTGACGATGCCATTAACAAGATCAGCCAACTGGCTG GAGCCAGTGCAGCTGAGCTGGTGATTAACTGCACAGCAACAGGCATTCAGCTGCAGTGTCACATGAAGTACTATACCTCAGAGATGAACATCACCTGGTGTCATGG TGAGACTAAACTCTCCCACAGTGACAAGGTCGTGATTGGAGGAACCCCTTCTATGGCAACAATGGAG GTGATTGAGCCAATGGAGAAGGATAAAGGAATGTACTCCATCATAATCACCGACCCTGAAAACTCGCATAAACGAACACTGGACCTCAGTGGTGATG tATATGAGAAGGCCTTCGCTGAGTTCCAGAAACTCAA ggcCGAGGCCTTTGCTGAGAAGA ACCGGGGTAAGGTGGTGGGAGGACTTCCTGATGTGGTCACCATTATGGAAAAAAAG ACGCTGAGTTTAACATGTACAGTGTGCGGAGACCCCAAGCCTCAGGTCTCATGGTTGAAGAATGGAGCAGATGTGGAACCCGATGATCAG TACGCAGTCTCCCTGGACCAGGGCAAGTTTGCAAGTCTGACGATCAAAGGTGTTTCCATGGAGGATTCTGGCAGATATACCATGATTGTCCAGAACAAATATGGAGGGGAGTCTGTGGATATAGTG GTCAGTGTATACCGCCATGGAGAGAAAATCCCTGAGGCGAAGCCAACTCTGACCCCTAAAACAATCATCCCTCCCAAACTCCCCATTGAGATCCCTCAGCCCAAGACCCAGCCTGCTCCTAGCCCTGTCCCCTCCTCTCCCAGCCCCGCCCCACCTAAGGCAGCAACAGGAAGAGGGGTGAAGAGTCCCACTCCAACCAGGAGGAAGTAG